From one Spirochaetota bacterium genomic stretch:
- a CDS encoding cupin domain-containing protein, which yields MCYFALAYQKPDRAMRPFLVSYAPSKKQRKFLMHDAEELFIVIEGSLDFYLYDETKCRRMKKGELAYLAKNIPHTVRLPNGVKTAKALIIYQ from the coding sequence ATGTGTTATTTCGCTCTTGCGTATCAGAAGCCTGATCGCGCCATGCGCCCCTTTCTTGTGTCCTATGCACCATCAAAGAAGCAGCGTAAATTCCTCATGCATGATGCCGAGGAATTGTTCATCGTGATCGAAGGCTCGCTCGATTTTTATCTCTACGATGAGACGAAGTGCCGCAGGATGAAGAAAGGGGAGCTCGCCTATCTTGCCAAGAACATCCCGCATACGGTGCGTCTCCCGAACGGCGTGAAAACCGCGAAGGCGCTGATAATCTATCAGTGA
- a CDS encoding helix-turn-helix transcriptional regulator — protein MDLVHIARTVKENRQRQQLTIDAVAKKTGVSKGFISRLENFRVTPSLKTLSAIAAALGITMSHFFETDKTAPPYVFSSIADGERIDRDDA, from the coding sequence ATGGACTTGGTGCACATCGCGCGTACGGTGAAAGAGAACAGGCAGCGGCAGCAGCTCACCATCGATGCAGTGGCGAAAAAGACCGGTGTCAGCAAGGGGTTCATATCGCGCCTGGAGAATTTCCGGGTCACTCCGTCGCTCAAAACGCTTTCGGCCATAGCCGCTGCGCTCGGCATAACCATGTCGCATTTCTTCGAGACTGATAAAACAGCCCCGCCGTACGTATTCAGCTCGATAGCCGACGGCGAACGCATCGATCGTGACGATGCGTAG
- a CDS encoding glycerophosphodiester phosphodiesterase family protein — protein MSPHQRPGIIAHKGFAMSWPENTLTAIRGALGLGSPEMAGIEIDIQLTGDGRIVMWHDADLKQIVGQDIVIRNTAYAAIAQITRAHPHFAGEPMALLEDVLAATDHKTALYIEIKAYPYAYDTLIEALRKLLTSYAPRRDIILHSFSPDMLRRTRAAMSELGIRFGFLFGAIAELQHAPSDVIASMDYLHPHFNILTSHGKELADQNKPLNIWTVNGAADVRNLAESSAWPLVESIITDNNHLYENH, from the coding sequence ATGTCGCCTCACCAGAGACCAGGCATCATCGCCCATAAGGGTTTTGCTATGTCCTGGCCGGAGAACACCCTCACTGCGATACGCGGCGCCCTCGGACTTGGTTCGCCCGAGATGGCGGGTATTGAGATCGATATACAGCTGACCGGCGACGGCCGCATCGTCATGTGGCATGATGCCGATCTGAAGCAGATCGTCGGGCAGGATATCGTCATACGTAACACAGCATATGCTGCTATCGCACAGATAACGAGAGCGCACCCCCATTTCGCAGGCGAACCAATGGCGCTCCTTGAGGATGTACTTGCAGCGACCGATCACAAAACGGCGCTCTATATCGAGATAAAGGCTTATCCCTACGCTTATGACACGCTCATTGAAGCACTGAGAAAGCTTCTTACGTCGTATGCACCGCGCCGCGATATAATACTGCATTCATTTTCGCCGGACATGCTGCGCCGCACCCGTGCTGCGATGAGCGAGCTCGGCATACGCTTTGGTTTCCTTTTCGGCGCTATCGCAGAACTACAGCACGCGCCATCTGACGTCATCGCATCGATGGATTATCTGCATCCTCATTTCAATATACTGACATCGCACGGCAAAGAGCTTGCGGACCAGAACAAGCCGCTGAATATCTGGACGGTGAACGGTGCCGCCGATGTACGTAACCTTGCGGAAAGCAGCGCGTGGCCCCTTGTCGAAAGCATCATTACC